aggcatgatggcttagtggttagcactgtcaccttgcacctccaggttctggtttgattcctgcctcagagtctttgtgcatggagtttgcatgttctccccgtgcttggtgggtttcctctaggtactctCCAACAGTTCagatacatgcagattaggtaatAGGTAATCCCAGGTTGCATGTAGTAAGTAAATGAGTGTCCAAATATTGACCAGAGATTGTATGATGGtggtaaaaatgggaataaatacaatagtcactTTTGGTTTCCACAATTCATAGTGGTCTACAAAGGTTCcttgatggatggatagaaacacaaaaatgtggtttttattatatttaatttaaaagtaggTTTACATTGTACATTGAATTGCATTTCGTCCAGCATGTAATGTTATCATTTAAGGCAACATTGATGTTTCCTTCAACCAAGTCATCTTTCAGAAGAATGACTTCCACAGTTAGTGGGGCTAACCATCATACCCTAACGTGTCCCTCGTGTAATATAACATACCACTGTTATGAATATTAGGCTAAACACATGGACTAGAATAATCATttcaccttttaaaaaaattctgtacagAAACATGGCATTGTCCTTGGACCAGACTTGTGCCCCAATGGGGAAGTGGAAGAAAACCTGACCGGTGGTTCAGTCTGCAGTGCATTGCAACAGGGGAGCAGTGTCTTAGGTAAGCGTGTGTTTTCCATATAGAAGTAGAATTCTTTTTACTGCTGCCGTGTGGTAGCTTAAGCTAACAGGTGCTTTTGGAATCATGCAAATCTCAGTGCTTTGGCATGTTAACTGTGATGTCTGAGCATTAACTCTCACAGCTTTATATCCCTTTTGCTTTTGCTCTGGAATGCACTTCTATTTCTGTTCTTTGAGTGTCTCATTGTGTTtcattgtgtgtatttttaaacaagCTAAAGGAGCTAAAGGTTGCATCTAAAACTTTATTTGTTCCTCATGGTAGAAGCTGTTTTTATCTGGTCAGAATTTTTGAAGGTCTTACAGTACGTAAACATTAGCACTTGAGCACTTGAAACATGAGCTGAATAATTAGCCTCCGCCCCATATTGCTTtggtgattattttaaaagtacaacCTAGGGTAACCTCCTGGTAGAAATCATCAATTTTTGGCCAACGATATGTGACAGTTAGAAATTTGGTAATGTGGCTACACCGTAATTCCGGCAATTCACTGTAATTTGTTATGGTAGgctagtgttgaatgctgagtaCAAAAAAGCTTGCCACTGTGCTGCTGTGATCTGCTATCTATGTGGCTTATTCTCTTCTGTAAGGATTCTGCAGGGTGTGGTTGCTTCGGTTCATGTATGATTAATGAATGTAGTACCGTGGACACCTGGATATATTTATACCGTCTGAATAAAGCTCCACTGTGGAAATCCCCATTCATCTATACTTTTCTGTTCTTTAAGCTACCCGCAATCCTGGGGCTCTTGTTAACTATAGACATCtggctctccctctctccctacACCACTTACAGATATTCTGGTGTAAGAGCACCAGGTACGGTATCGTCGGTGATTTACTGCTGTATGGTTTTGGAGCTTCTCATTACATTCAAGTTGCCTTTAGTTATTAGTTGCCTTTATCAAACACATTGATACTATTAAGAGCTAAAGAGCGCAGTTaaattcacatactgtatcctGTGAGTTTCCCTAAAGAAGCACTCTCATAAAGTTGCATCACAAAAAATACACAACAGAGTTCAGAGCTGTGCTTAATAGTAAAGACCATTTGCACACACATGGCTAAAACACAGCATTGGTgccaatttaattttttatgtttattttttatgcatataatacagaaaatgtgtatgCCAATGaagctacttctaaagtttataAACATGGAAGTAACCGATCTTGCTTCTATAAAGATTTGAAGTTGAAAACTTTAGCCaatttggagagatgattttatatgtttttatttttttgcgttATACTGTCTCATTTAAAGCAATaaccatttaaaatgcaaattattcatacttCTTTAAGTATATTGAtattaaaattggtgtaagcttcttgggacagtggtagctcagagggctaaggcactgagttactgatcggaagattgGTCGTTCGATCCCCATCTCCACTaggtgccactgttgggcccttgagcaaggtccttaaccttAACTGCTCCAGTGGTGCTGTATTATggccctgcgctctgaccccagttacactgggatatgcgaagaaggaatttccctgtgctgtaatgtatatgtgacaaataaaggcttaaattAACTtaagaagcatatgacctgtaaaaaattgttgcttaaataaaGCATTCCGTGCGAAATAAAGGATCCcccccaaaaacaaaaaaatctgtattgtccgaaaccatgtcaaatttatgttgcaatatcttttCAATTTAGCATTTAAGAATAAGAGACTTTTTCACCTTTATGTCTTTTCGTGTAAAAAGAAAGttttatctgaatgacaatgaagatcattgaaagatttgaattttacggacactaaataaaagaaaataattttatttagcaaatacatttctttttatatgataaaaatatatatgtgcatgcctatttacaaaaaaaacaaagcatgtatgatggagataagaagcattaagtattatggaatatggtgttatatgatcctatctgaaaattaactttttcacctaggtgagacactttttagcaccaataccatgttttggctgacacaatgatgagaactcacaggattgggactaaacagctgtgtgtccataagaaaaccacttgttagtgagactcatcaagaaaaaaaggcttcagtttgctagagagcataaagattcgactgggcatattccaggatgtaaattgtgaaaaagtggttctgaGAGCACGGCTAGTCATGTTTGTGCTTTGGGCTGAGATGGATTCTTCATGTGTTCAAGCCTACAGCAAGGCAACAGCTCTTTGCTTGAGATAAAAACTGAATTAATTGTACTGTATCATTCTGATGATATCTAAAAATTTCTGCAGCTCTCTTAAAGATTTCTAATTTCTCTGGAGATGGGTTAATCTTGTCTTATGTTTTCCAAGCTTTTTTTGGCATATTAGATTTTTTGGTGCGGATTAGGCATTTAGGTGCAGCATGTTTCTCTTTTCAATATTCACATTTGGTCAGTAGCTATGCTTTGGGGCCTGATTCTCATTTCCTTCCTTGCTTCCTTCCTTcccatttatttgttttacctATTAAAATGTCAATATTAAACAGCAGACTTTTTTGTAATGTCCTCTACCACTGATTCCTTAATCAATCTCCCAGGCTCTCAGAAGATGCAGCTGTTTAGCGATGAAAATGTAGGGGGCTCCAGAAGTGTCCAGTTCCAAACCCCACAGGATTTTCACTACGGGATGCAAGAGAATCACCTGCCTTCATCTTCTTCTGGCAGTTTATCTCATCCTCCTTTAGAGGCACAATATAAGGAAGGCGGTCTTGAGAACTATTTAAATAACAGCATAGAGAAAAGTCATAATGTTGAAAAACTTCAAAATGTTTGTGAGGTTGAAGCAAAAGAACAAGTTCAGTTGGAAATTTTAAAAGGTAATGTAGAATTAGAACCTGTTCGGATAATTGAGGAAGGTATGACAGACCAGCAGGAGATTCCATTGCATGTTGATAGAAGTGAGACTATAAAAGAGGCAAATCCTGATTCCAAAGAAAAGGTCACATGTGAGATATCAGAAAAAGATCTCTCAGATGAAACTCAACATGAAGATTCTCAGATCAAAATCACTTCTCACAGTTTGCCATCAGCAAAAATAGATACATCATCACATTCCCAAAGTGCCAGTGGCtcaggaaaaaagaagaagaagaagaagaaaaataaacataaacaaaagcaTAGTTGTGATGAAAAAGAGGTTCATTCAGAAATTGGGGGAGAAAATGAAAACCAGCTCACAGAGAGCCGTTCAGTTCAGACAGTTATGTACAACTCTGTACCATCAGAGGAAGCTCCAATAAATGGAAAAGTAACAGGTAAGATGAATCAGGATGAAGCAATTGATCTGATCCACAAAGAAGCAGAATCTCTAGAAGTACAATATCCTGCCTCCATCACACCTATGACCTCCAAAACAGAAATTAATATTGACATACCTACTTATGAAAATCCATTGAAAAGTACTGCTGGAGAGTTAAAAGCTTCTGAACAGGATGTCAAATACCAATCTCCAGGCAACAATGAGGACACTGAAGCAAAAGACGATGTTGCCATTTGCACTGTTCTTTCTGAATCTAACAACTCTTTTGAGGTAAAACCTGGGAAAGATATAACTGAAACTGAAATTACAGTTAAAATACCAGAAAATGAGCAAGAAACATCTGCAGACACACAGAAGTGTAAGACATTGGTTACAGCTTATAAATCTGAAGTAGAGCAAGAAACATCTGCAAAAACACAGCTGGGTGAGACATTGGTTACATCTAAAGGACCTGAAGAAGAGCAAAAAACACCCGGGGAAACACAGCTGGTTGAGACATTTGTGACAGCTAATAAACCTAAAGTAGAAAGGGAAACATCTGCAGACACACAGCTGGATGAGACATTAGTTACCGCTAAAGAACCCAAAGAAGAGCAAAAAACATCTGGAGAAACACAGCTGGATGAGACATTGGTTACAGCTAAAGAACCCAAAGAAGGGCAAGAACCATCTAGAGAAACACAGATGGGTGAGACATTGGTTACAGCTAAAGAACCCAAAGAAGAGCAAGAAACATCTGGAGAAACACAGCTGGATGAGACATTGGTTACCGGAGAAACGCAGCTGGGTGAGACATTGGTTACAGCTAAAGAATCCAAAGAAGAGCAAGAAACATCTGGAGAAACACAGCTGGATGTGACATTGGTTACAGCTAAAGAACCTGAAGAAGGGCAAGAAGCATCTGTAGAAACTCAGCTGTGTGAGACACTGGTTACAGCTAAAGAACCCGAAGAAGGGCAAGAAACATCTGGAGAAACACAGCAGGGTAAACAATTGGTTACAGCTACAGAATCCGAAGAAGAGCAAGAAACATCTGGAGAAACACAGCTGGATGTGACATTGGTTACAGCTAAAGAACCTGAAGAAGGGCAAGAAGCATCTGTAGAAACTCAGTTGGGTGAGACATTGGTTACAGCTAAAGAACCCGAAGAAGAGCAAGAAACATCTGGAGAAACACAGCTGGATGTGACATTGGTTACAGCTAAAGAACCTGAAGAAGGGCAAGAAGCATCTGTAGAAACTCAGCTGTGTGAGACACTGGTTACAGCTAAAGAACCCGAAGAAGGGCAAGAAACATCTGGAGAAACACAGCAGGGTAAACAATTGGTTACAGCTACAGAATCCGAAGAAGAGCAAGAAACATCTGGAGAAACGCAGCTGGGTAAGATATTGGTTACAGCTAAAGAACCCGGAAAAGAGCAAGAAACATCTGGGGAAACGCAGTTAAATGAGACATTGTTTACAGCTAAAGAACCCAAAGAAGGGCAAGAAACATCTGGAGAAACACAGATGGGTGAGACATTGGTTACAGCTAACGAACCTGAAGAAGAGCAAGAAACATCTGAAGAAACACAGCTGGGTGAGACATTGGTTACAGCTAACGAACCTGAAGAAGAGCAAGAAACATCTGAAGAAACACAGCTGGATGAGACATTGGTTACAGCTAAAGAACCTAAAGAAGGGCAAGAAACATCTAGAGAAACGCAGCTGGATGAGAGATTGGTTACAGCTAAAGAACCCGAAGAAGGGCAAGAAACATCTGGAGAAAAACAGCTGGATGAGACATTGGTTACAGCTAAAGAACCCAAAGAAGAGCAAGAAACATCTGTAGAAATACAGCTGGATGAGACTTTGGTTACAGCTAAAGAACCTAAAGAAGGGaaagaaacatttaaagaaaCGCAGCTGGGTGAGACATTGGTTACAGCTAAAGAACCCGAAAAAGGGCAAGAAACATCTGGAAAAACACAGCTGGATGAGAAATTGGTTACAGCTAAAGAACCCGAAGAAGGGCAAGAAACATCTGGAGAAACGCAGTTGGGTGAGACATTGGTTACAGCTAAAGAACCCAAAGAAGAGCAAGAAACATCTGGAGAAATACAGCTGGATGAGACTTTGGGTACATCTAAAGAACCCGAAGAAGGGCAAGACACATCTGGAGAAACGCAGCTGGGTGAGACATTGCTTACAACAAAAGAGCtcgaaaaagggaaaaaaacatctacTGACAAAAAGTTCGATGAAGTACC
The DNA window shown above is from Clarias gariepinus isolate MV-2021 ecotype Netherlands chromosome 5, CGAR_prim_01v2, whole genome shotgun sequence and carries:
- the LOC128523710 gene encoding centromere-associated protein E-like isoform X6, translated to MASQGRKRTPNRTAATPEGDALNVIAKEAEARLAAKRAARAEAREIRMKELERQQKEVSDDEECMSVGNRSSVPLDLDSEAALSHTSYLNSHKSAKKKKKKSKHSSDISNGYDNDYSTISSRLDDRLERDFFEKGPSRASLSTTTLTSLGGASSQKGSGGSSVTAETETSLQDIKEIHELKDQIHDVEAKYTQSLKDLKDSLAEMEMKYRKAMVSNAQLDNEKSNLMYEVDTLKDSLMELEELLAETRRECEERSKELEREKHAHSILQFQFSEQKETLKQSEELLTEIRHLHFKQEGFVREISDLQETIEWKDKKIGALERQKEFSDAIRTERDELRDEVVQLKDILKKHGIVLGPDLCPNGEVEENLTGGSVCSALQQGSSVLGSQKMQLFSDENVGGSRSVQFQTPQDFHYGMQENHLPSSSSGSLSHPPLEAQYKEGGLENYLNNSIEKSHNVEKLQNVCEVEAKEQVQLEILKGNVELEPVRIIEEGMTDQQEIPLHVDRSETIKEANPDSKEKVTCEISEKDLSDETQHEDSQIKITSHSLPSAKIDTSSHSQSASGSGKKKKKKKKNKHKQKHSCDEKEVHSEIGGENENQLTESRSVQTVMYNSVPSEEAPINGKVTGKMNQDEAIDLIHKEAESLEVQYPASITPMTSKTEINIDIPTYENPLKSTAGELKASEQDVKYQSPGNNEDTEAKDDVAICTVLSESNNSFEVKPGKDITETEITVKIPENEQETSADTQKCKTLVTAYKSEVEQETSAKTQLGETLVTSKGPEEEQKTPGETQLVETFVTANKPKVERETSADTQLDETLVTAKEPKEEQKTSGETQLDETLVTAKEPKEGQEPSRETQMGETLVTAKEPKEEQETSGETQLDETLVTGETQLGETLVTAKESKEEQETSGETQLDVTLVTAKEPEEGQEASVETQLCETLVTAKEPEEGQETSGETQQGKQLVTATESEEEQETSGETQLDVTLVTAKEPEEGQEASVETQLGETLVTAKEPEEEQETSGETQLDVTLVTAKEPEEGQEASVETQLCETLVTAKEPEEGQETSGETQQGKQLVTATESEEEQETSGETQLGKILVTAKEPGKEQETSGETQLNETLFTAKEPKEGQETSGETQMGETLVTANEPEEEQETSEETQLGETLVTANEPEEEQETSEETQLDETLVTAKEPKEGQETSRETQLDERLVTAKEPEEGQETSGEKQLDETLVTAKEPKEEQETSVEIQLDETLVTAKEPKEGKETFKETQLGETLVTAKEPEKGQETSGKTQLDEKLVTAKEPEEGQETSGETQLGETLVTAKEPKEEQETSGEIQLDETLGTSKEPEEGQDTSGETQLGETLLTTKELEKGKKTSTDKKFDEVPEKEQESCWLGHMDQEFKVAKEDEVDCGESVKFNMVSKENLHGETECLQEDKSIFSCTKQNCTVNEGHDLPDTKDGPKNQMPQTDEKNKKCQQKFVTENEEQGSQEHEEILHFEQKMFPEKETSPVHNVQVLDNEPPETGEVDQKANSIIPQEGGQNLEEQEVMELKEGTSERNKVDAKNGSKKESKKGKGKGKEDCKMS
- the LOC128523710 gene encoding centromere-associated protein E-like isoform X7 yields the protein MASQGRKRTPNRTAATPEGDALNVIAKEAEARLAAKRAARAEAREIRMKELERQQKEVSDDEECMSVGNRSSVPLDDRLERDFFEKGPSRASLSTTTLTSLGGASSQKGSGGSSVTAETETSLQDIKEIHELKDQIHDVEAKYTQSLKDLKDSLAEMEMKYRKAMVSNAQLDNEKSNLMYEVDTLKDSLMELEELLAETRRECEERSKELEREKHAHSILQFQFSEQKETLKQSEELLTEIRHLHFKQEGFVREISDLQETIEWKDKKIGALERQKEFSDAIRTERDELRDEVVQLKDILKKHGIVLGPDLCPNGEVEENLTGGSVCSALQQGSSVLGSQKMQLFSDENVGGSRSVQFQTPQDFHYGMQENHLPSSSSGSLSHPPLEAQYKEGGLENYLNNSIEKSHNVEKLQNVCEVEAKEQVQLEILKGNVELEPVRIIEEGMTDQQEIPLHVDRSETIKEANPDSKEKVTCEISEKDLSDETQHEDSQIKITSHSLPSAKIDTSSHSQSASGSGKKKKKKKKNKHKQKHSCDEKEVHSEIGGENENQLTESRSVQTVMYNSVPSEEAPINGKVTGKMNQDEAIDLIHKEAESLEVQYPASITPMTSKTEINIDIPTYENPLKSTAGELKASEQDVKYQSPGNNEDTEAKDDVAICTVLSESNNSFEVKPGKDITETEITVKIPENEQETSADTQKCKTLVTAYKSEVEQETSAKTQLGETLVTSKGPEEEQKTPGETQLVETFVTANKPKVERETSADTQLDETLVTAKEPKEEQKTSGETQLDETLVTAKEPKEGQEPSRETQMGETLVTAKEPKEEQETSGETQLDETLVTGETQLGETLVTAKESKEEQETSGETQLDVTLVTAKEPEEGQEASVETQLCETLVTAKEPEEGQETSGETQQGKQLVTATESEEEQETSGETQLDVTLVTAKEPEEGQEASVETQLGETLVTAKEPEEEQETSGETQLDVTLVTAKEPEEGQEASVETQLCETLVTAKEPEEGQETSGETQQGKQLVTATESEEEQETSGETQLGKILVTAKEPGKEQETSGETQLNETLFTAKEPKEGQETSGETQMGETLVTANEPEEEQETSEETQLGETLVTANEPEEEQETSEETQLDETLVTAKEPKEGQETSRETQLDERLVTAKEPEEGQETSGEKQLDETLVTAKEPKEEQETSVEIQLDETLVTAKEPKEGKETFKETQLGETLVTAKEPEKGQETSGKTQLDEKLVTAKEPEEGQETSGETQLGETLVTAKEPKEEQETSGEIQLDETLGTSKEPEEGQDTSGETQLGETLLTTKELEKGKKTSTDKKFDEVPEKEQESCWLGHMDQEFKVAKEDEVDCGESVKFNMVSKENLHGETECLQEDKSIFSCTKQNCTVNEGHDLPDTKDGPKNQMPQTDEKNKKCQQKFVTENEEQGSQEHEEILHFEQKMFPEKETSPVHNVQVLDNEPPETGEVDQKANSIIPQEGGQNLEEQEVMELKEGTSERNKVDAKNGSKKESKKGKGKGKEDCKMS
- the LOC128523710 gene encoding centromere-associated protein E-like isoform X8, whose protein sequence is MASQGRKRTPNRTAATPEGDALNVIAKEAEARLAAKRAARAEAREIRMKELERQQKEVSDDEECMSVGNRSSVPEIHELKDQIHDVEAKYTQSLKDLKDSLAEMEMKYRKAMVSNAQLDNEKSNLMYEVDTLKDSLMELEELLAETRRECEERSKELEREKHAHSILQFQFSEQKETLKQSEELLTEIRHLHFKQEGFVREISDLQETIEWKDKKIGALERQKEFSDAIRTERDELRDEVVQLKDILKKHGIVLGPDLCPNGEVEENLTGGSVCSALQQGSSVLGSQKMQLFSDENVGGSRSVQFQTPQDFHYGMQENHLPSSSSGSLSHPPLEAQYKEGGLENYLNNSIEKSHNVEKLQNVCEVEAKEQVQLEILKGNVELEPVRIIEEGMTDQQEIPLHVDRSETIKEANPDSKEKVTCEISEKDLSDETQHEDSQIKITSHSLPSAKIDTSSHSQSASGSGKKKKKKKKNKHKQKHSCDEKEVHSEIGGENENQLTESRSVQTVMYNSVPSEEAPINGKVTGKMNQDEAIDLIHKEAESLEVQYPASITPMTSKTEINIDIPTYENPLKSTAGELKASEQDVKYQSPGNNEDTEAKDDVAICTVLSESNNSFEVKPGKDITETEITVKIPENEQETSADTQKCKTLVTAYKSEVEQETSAKTQLGETLVTSKGPEEEQKTPGETQLVETFVTANKPKVERETSADTQLDETLVTAKEPKEEQKTSGETQLDETLVTAKEPKEGQEPSRETQMGETLVTAKEPKEEQETSGETQLDETLVTGETQLGETLVTAKESKEEQETSGETQLDVTLVTAKEPEEGQEASVETQLCETLVTAKEPEEGQETSGETQQGKQLVTATESEEEQETSGETQLDVTLVTAKEPEEGQEASVETQLGETLVTAKEPEEEQETSGETQLDVTLVTAKEPEEGQEASVETQLCETLVTAKEPEEGQETSGETQQGKQLVTATESEEEQETSGETQLGKILVTAKEPGKEQETSGETQLNETLFTAKEPKEGQETSGETQMGETLVTANEPEEEQETSEETQLGETLVTANEPEEEQETSEETQLDETLVTAKEPKEGQETSRETQLDERLVTAKEPEEGQETSGEKQLDETLVTAKEPKEEQETSVEIQLDETLVTAKEPKEGKETFKETQLGETLVTAKEPEKGQETSGKTQLDEKLVTAKEPEEGQETSGETQLGETLVTAKEPKEEQETSGEIQLDETLGTSKEPEEGQDTSGETQLGETLLTTKELEKGKKTSTDKKFDEVPEKEQESCWLGHMDQEFKVAKEDEVDCGESVKFNMVSKENLHGETECLQEDKSIFSCTKQNCTVNEGHDLPDTKDGPKNQMPQTDEKNKKCQQKFVTENEEQGSQEHEEILHFEQKMFPEKETSPVHNVQVLDNEPPETGEVDQKANSIIPQEGGQNLEEQEVMELKEGTSERNKVDAKNGSKKESKKGKGKGKEDCKMS
- the LOC128523710 gene encoding centromere-associated protein E-like isoform X4, which encodes MASQGRKRTPNRTAATPEGDALNVIAKEAEARLAAKRAARAEAREIRMKELERQQKEVSDDEECMSVGNRSSVPLDLDSEAALSHTSYLNSHKSAKKKKKKSKHSSDISNGYDNDYSTISSRGSLYKNSLCGSSLRSSTRTLDDRLERDFFEKGPSRASLSTTTLTSLGGASSQKGSGGSSVTAETETSLQDIKEIHELKDQIHDVEAKYTQSLKDLKDSLAEMEMKYRKAMVSNAQLDNEKSNLMYEVDTLKDSLMELEELLAETRRECEERSKELEREKHAHSILQFQFSEQKETLKQSEELLTEIRHLHFKQEGFVREISDLQETIEWKDKKIGALERQKEFSDAIRTERDELRDEVVQLKDILKKHGIVLGPDLCPNGEVEENLTGGSVCSALQQGSSVLGSQKMQLFSDENVGGSRSVQFQTPQDFHYGMQENHLPSSSSGSLSHPPLEAQYKEGGLENYLNNSIEKSHNVEKLQNVCEVEAKEQVQLEILKGNVELEPVRIIEEGMTDQQEIPLHVDRSETIKEANPDSKEKVTCEISEKDLSDETQHEDSQIKITSHSLPSAKIDTSSHSQSASGSGKKKKKKKKNKHKQKHSCDEKEVHSEIGGENENQLTESRSVQTVMYNSVPSEEAPINGKVTGKMNQDEAIDLIHKEAESLEVQYPASITPMTSKTEINIDIPTYENPLKSTAGELKASEQDVKYQSPGNNEDTEAKDDVAICTVLSESNNSFEVKPGKDITETEITVKIPENEQETSADTQKCKTLVTAYKSEVEQETSAKTQLGETLVTSKGPEEEQKTPGETQLVETFVTANKPKVERETSADTQLDETLVTAKEPKEEQKTSGETQLDETLVTAKEPKEGQEPSRETQMGETLVTAKEPKEEQETSGETQLDETLVTGETQLGETLVTAKESKEEQETSGETQLDVTLVTAKEPEEGQEASVETQLCETLVTAKEPEEGQETSGETQQGKQLVTATESEEEQETSGETQLDVTLVTAKEPEEGQEASVETQLGETLVTAKEPEEEQETSGETQLDVTLVTAKEPEEGQEASVETQLCETLVTAKEPEEGQETSGETQQGKQLVTATESEEEQETSGETQLGKILVTAKEPGKEQETSGETQLNETLFTAKEPKEGQETSGETQMGETLVTANEPEEEQETSEETQLGETLVTANEPEEEQETSEETQLDETLVTAKEPKEGQETSRETQLDERLVTAKEPEEGQETSGEKQLDETLVTAKEPKEEQETSVEIQLDETLVTAKEPKEGKETFKETQLGETLVTAKEPEKGQETSGKTQLDEKLVTAKEPEEGQETSGETQLGETLVTAKEPKEEQETSGEIQLDETLGTSKEPEEGQDTSGETQLGETLLTTKELEKGKKTSTDKKFDEVPEKEQESCWLGHMDQEFKVAKEDEVDCGESVKFNMVSKENLHGETECLQEDKSIFSCTKQNCTVNEGHDLPDTKDGPKNQMPQTDEKNKKCQQKFVTENEEQGSQEHEEILHFEQKMFPEKETSPVHNVQVLDNEPPETGEVDQKANSIIPQEGGQNLEEQEVMELKEGTSERNKVDAKNGSKKESKKGKGKGKEDCKMS
- the LOC128523710 gene encoding centromere-associated protein E-like isoform X9 is translated as MASQGRKRTPNRTAATPEGDALNVIAKEAEARLAAKRAARAEAREIRMKELERQQKEIYQVQKKYYGLENLDNKWGDIEQWMEDSEQYTRHSQKHVSVSDDEECMSVGNRSSVPLDLDSEAALSHTSYLNSHKSAKKKKKKSKHSSDISNGYDNDYSTISSRGSLYKNSLCGSSLRSSTRTLSEYSGRLGSSSRASSRTSSRCASPVENSSSSVASLLRKAASSSGLSRDLDHVTIPDVPNLDDRLERDFFEKGPSRASLSTTTLTSLGGASSQKGSGGSSVTAETETSLQDIKEIHELKDQIHDVEAKYTQSLKDLKDSLAEMEMKYRKAMVSNAQLDNEKSNLMYEVDTLKDSLMELEELLAETRRECEERSKELEREKHAHSILQFQFSEQKETLKQSEELLTEIRHLHFKQEGFVREISDLQETIEWKDKKIGALERQKEFSDAIRTERDELRDEVVQLKDILKKHGIVLGPDLCPNGEVEENLTGGSVCSALQQGSSVLGSQKMQLFSDENVGGSRSVQFQTPQDFHYGMQENHLPSSSSGSLSHPPLEAQYKEGGLENYLNNSIEKSHNVEKLQNVCEVEAKEQVQLEILKGNVELEPVRIIEEGMTDQQEIPLHVDRSETIKEANPDSKEKVTCEISEKDLSDETQHEDSQIKITSHSLPSAKIDTSSHSQSASGSGKKKKKKKKNKHKQKHSCDEKEVHSEIGGENENQLTESRSVQTVMYNSVPSEEAPINGKVTGKMNQDEAIDLIHKEAESLEVQYPASITPMTSKTEINIDIPTYENPLKSTAGELKASEQDVKYQSPGNNEDTEAKDDVAICTVLSESNNSFEVKPGKDITETEITVKIPENEQETSADTQKCKTLVTAYKSEVEQETSAKTQLGETLVTSKGPEEEQKTPGETQLVETFVTANKPKVERETSADTQLDETLVTAKEPKEEQKTSGETQLDETLVTAKEPKEGQEPSRETQMGETLVTAKEPKEEQETSGETQLDETLVTGETQLGETLVTAKESKEEQETSGETQLDVTLVTAKEPEEGQEASVETQLCETLVTAKEPEEGQETSGETQQGKQLVTATESEEEQETSGETQLDVTLVTAKEPEEGQEASVETQLGETLVTAKEPEEEQETSGETQLDVTLVTAKEPEEGQEASVETQLCETLVTAKEPEEGQETSGETQQGKQLVTATESEEEQETSGETQLGKILVTAKEPGKEQETSGETQLNETLFTAKEPKEGQETSGETQMGETLVTANEPEEEQETSEETQLGETLVTANEPEEEQETSEETQLDETLVTAKEPKEGQETSRETQLDERLVTAKEPEEGQETSGEKQLDETLVTAKEPKEEQETSVEIQLDETLVTAKEPKEGKETFKETQLGETLVTAKEPEKGQETSGKTQLDEKLVTAKEPEEGQETSGETQLGETLVTAKEPKEEQETSGEIQLDETLGTSKEPEEGQDTSGETQLGETLLTTKELEKGKKTSTDKKFDEVPEKEQESCWLGHMDQEFKVAKEDEVDCGESVKFNMVSKENLHGETECLQEDKSIFSCTKQNCTVNEGHDLPDTKDGPKNQMPQTDEKNKKCQQKFVTENEEQGSQEHEEILHFEQKMFPEKETSPVHNVQVLDNEPPETGEVDQKANSIIPQEGGQNLEEQEVMELKEGTSERNKVDAKNGSKKESKKGKGKGKEDCKMS